In Setaria italica strain Yugu1 chromosome IX, Setaria_italica_v2.0, whole genome shotgun sequence, the genomic stretch TTTCGCCCCCGCGCGTGCCGCCGCTTCACCGTCGCCCTTGCCTCTGTGTGCCGGCCTTCGTGCCGAGCTTTTCTTGCAGGTGCCGCACGCAGCCGCCATCCACTACGGCCAAGGCTCGGCCTTGGCCCGCGAGCACGCCTAGCCACCGCTAGAGCCCAAAGATCGAGCATTTAGGTTCCCTTGAGCCACCGCTATTCCATCTTGGGTCGAGCCGCCACCtctcaccgccggccgcccgtgaACGCGTCGCCCGGCCGTGCACCGTTATTGTTGGCCATATGGCCCGTGGCCCATGGGCCGGCCCACAACACGCTTTTTTGGCCCACTCTAGGCACGGCCTGGCACAGCGGCCATCGTGCCCGTGTTGGCCTAGCCTACACCACGGGTTGGGCCTGGGCCGCTGCCTCAGCCCGCGTTCTAGCTCGTCACGGCCTAGCCCATTTGGCCCGTGGACCACCAACGGGTGCACGGCCTGTTTAGGCCTAACAGGCCTGTTTCGGCCCAGCTAAGAGGCCATATAAAATTGACCAAAACCTtacctccttccccttcccagCCGCCTTCGGCTTCCTCGCCTCTCGCCTCGGCTtcctcgcccctcacctctggGCTCCAGCTTCCTCGTAGCCTCGCCGGCTCCCCTGCCCCTGGCTCCTCACGCCCTCCGCTGCTTAGGTGTCTCACGCTAGCGCCGTCGTCATCGCCTCATCGTCGCCGCGGtcgaggaggtggtggctgGCGCCCTTCGTGCCTCCACCTGCCCCCCGCGCTCCTCCACCGGCGTCGAGCTTTGCTCctgggcggcggtggtggggaaAAGGAGGAGTGCGGTGGTGGGGAaaaggaggagatggcggcggtggggaaAATGAGGAGCGCGGTGATGGAAAAAAGGAGGAGACAGCGGCGGTGGGGAAAAGGAGGAGCGTGGTGGTGGGGAAAAGGAGGAGACGACGGCGGTGGGGAAAAGGAGCAGCGCCACGGTGGGGAAAACAAGGGGACGGAGCCGTGCCGGCTAGCACAGCGAGGCCGTTATGGCCCACCGCGCCAGCGTGCCGGCACAGCCCGCCTAAAAAGGTTGTGGGCCGTGCCTGGGCTCCTGCTTTGGCACATGGGCCGGCACAGCCCGGCACGATTACTGTGCTCACCTGCTTCAACTGTGGTAAGCCCAGCCACAAGTCCTACAACTGCCCCGACAAGAAGACCAACCCGACGCCCACCAAGATACCGGCCCCAGGGGGGAGACCTCCTCAGACTGCCGCTCGGCAGCCTGCTGGCCACGGAAGACTCAACCACCTTACCAAGGAAGAAGCTCGGGATGCCCCTGACGTGGTGATCGGTGAGTTTGTAGTTTGTGGCACTAaagctttgattttgtttgataATGGAGCAACTGGCTCCTATGTTTCTTCTAAGTTCGTGACCCAACCGTCTCTCCCCATGGTCCTCTGGCCTATACCCATTGTCACAAGCTCTCCCCTAGGTGATATGTGCTGCACCTTGATGTGTAAGGGAGTAGAAATGTGGATGAAGGGACATAAGTTCTTAGGAGACTTGACGGTACTTAAGTCCAACGGTATTGACATCACACTTGGCATGGACTGGATTATCGCACACAAAGGTGTTATCTCTAGTTCACCTCATCTTGTGACCTTGCTACACCCTAATGGAGAAAAGGTTGAGTTTGAGCCCATGAAGTCCCGCGATATTCCGGCTATGTACCGCCTCACTGAGAAGATAGTGGCATATGTTCCTGTGGTTTGCGAGTACCCCGACATATTCCTAGAGGAGTTGCTGGGTTTACCTCCGGACCATGATGTAGGGTTTGTGATTAACCTTGTAGCTAACCTAAAGCTAGCCTATAGCTAGCAGGATGCCACGTCAGCACGAGGGACCCACTGACCGTTGGCTTGTTGACCGAGTCAACGCTAAAATCATCAGGGCACACTGATGACGTCAGCAAGATGTGTGGCACGCTCTGGTGCTGCCACGTGTCACGCCTATGATTTTCTTATTTTCGCGAATTATTTTAAAAAACCAGAAATCGAtttcaacttcaaaaattcataactgAATCATCttaactccaaaaattatgaaactagattcataatttttctaaaatcatgaagAACACGGTAGActagtccttgttcttgtttgggTCTTCTATGGATCTATTTTGGTTTTTATTTGCAAATAGACCCTCGGTAATTATGTTAATTACGCAATTAGGAGCTACCGAAGACTCGGAGCTGAACCCGGAGCCGTAGCCGTTCGAGGACCACTATGAGGAGGAAGACTACTCAAGTTCATGCCAATTCAATTTCAATAGCCATTAGGCATTGCTAATTAGAATGCTAGCGTTTTATTTCTTCGCATATTGATGATGAACCTTGCATAGCCTATTTTATGCCTTGAATCGTTGAGTGACCTACTACCATACTACTTATATATGCTAtgtgcgatgcttgcatgtCTATGTGATATTGTGATTAGGATTCTTGGCGTGAGTGGGGTTAAAACTGGCAGGAGAAGGTGTTTTTGGGATATTTGATgggggtgagctttacacaacccaatctttGGGTTGGGGGCTCGGGGTTCGTTCTCGGACGTTCcctgtttggtacttgttgcgagtacatggttgaggagcataggagttggtggtgataCCTGTTATGGGTACCGTTGCAGTCCTCGTTGTCGAGTTGCCTTGCGGAAGTTAGGAGCCCGCCTCGATCTGAAATCGAGTGGGTCGCCATGCTTCACGGGAATATGTTAAACATGCATGCCACTCGCCGAATTATGGGTTTAGGCCTGGGTCGAGACTGGCAAGTGCCATACTATACCTGTCGTAGGATAGAGTATCAGTGTAGGGGGGAGAGGTGTGGACCTATAGCCTcctgatttgcttttgccccTGATTGGCCCCGGCAGGAGTGCTTCACAGTTCCGGGGTAGTCTACTGCGGGGGATCGCATCCGAGCCCGGTTGCAGGATGGTATCGTAACTCCCAGGTTCTTCGCTCGGTAGGGTGATGTTCTATCGATCGACGGACCATTTGGGCTCACTCCGAGATGGGTCCAGGTGTACACGCTCGAaagagttaaaactatacgtatagccACGTCCTCGGTCATGGACAATCTTGTGACATCACGACTCTCCATTATTTTGGAATATCTGTACCTCCCCCATAGTGATACTTGTGTGTGATGTGAGCCACAATTGCAGACGGGAAGAGGGGAAGTTGCTCCCTTTCCCTTTAGGATCCGGCTGTAGTTGTTGAGAGGCGAAAAGAGGGAGTCTCCACCTCGACCCTAAGATAGGATGTTGGTGAAAGGACCCTGTCGAGGTAGGTGGGCCCGACGTGATTAGAGATTGGGATGATGGTTATGGAGTTTATCTTTGCGCTTGCTGCTGCTTAGGAAACCTGAGCCTATTCCTAACTATTTCTTGACCCTTAGTATTAGGCCACTTAAAAGCTTGCATACGGATGGTGTCATGGACCTATCCCAATCCTTGGGGACAGCTTGTGAGTTTGCAGGTTACGAGTCCGACTTCGACAACAACTTCGATGGATGGTACGATTGAGGGTTAAGTGCTACGCTCAAGGATGCCTGTGGAGATGATCGTGAAGATGAAGGCGCTGTCAGAAGCTAGTTACCGCTGCGTTGGTTTTATTCGTGTCATTTAGCCCAAGGGGCATGTACCAGATCGTACTCTCATATTCTGGGATGTAATAAATAACTTGTACTGTTATCGATGTATGGATGTGATATTGTGCTGAAGTCCTCTATGTGATATCTACTGATACAGGAACTATCATGAGGATACAGGGAGTTGGATTCTCCTCGCGGGAATCCGGTTTGTTTCAAAAGGTACCAAAAGATAGGGATGAATGGGAAATTATCCAAACTTTAGCAGCTATATATCCAAACTATCCCTATCTTTTGGTACCTTTCTTGAATCTCTAAAAATTTAGGTTTTGTCGTAATAACCATCAAGATGAATGGGAAATTATCCAAACTTTAGCAGCTACCAAAGCTTCCTATCTCAACTATTCTTACTTATTTGATAAGTAACTCATGTGCAGGTTATTTCACTAAACCAATTGCTTACTCTCTTTTTTTCCGGGAACCAATTGCTTACTCTGTTTTCaaaatgtaaatattttttgttttgtgctaagtcaaacttttttaatATTGAACATGTTTAATACAAATATATTAACACCCACAATATCAAATAAGTGCACTATCACGACATTTCATGGTGGATCTAATGAAATTAATTTAATATGGCCAAAGTTAGAGAAATTTAACATAGGAAAAAACTATAATAACCtgcattttgaaatggaggaagtacatCATAACTGGAAGGCGTATTGCACCTTAAGTACATGGTGACATTTTCACGCTCATATAACTTTATTGTATTTATCTGCTGATCTAATAAGATATAGCAGCACTAGAACAAAGGATAAGCTTGAACATATAAGCAAAGAAGTCATTTTAAAGCATTTAATAACTTGACTTCACATAAAAGTTTGTTAACTTCTTTATtaatttcatttcttttctttttttgaaaataaatttcatttcatttatAGGAGATGGCCCATATTAACATCATAGCATGGCAACATGCCATGTGATTGGAGAATAGCACTGCAGTAATCACCAGTTCACCACCCTTCTGTATACACATTTTTTTTGCAGGGACGAAAAGGAAAATAACATCAACAGGTTTAGTTTACATCACATTAAACATCTCTACAGCCTTATGAGAAGAAGTCAATCTTTATAAATGCTACCTCTGCTATGTCAACTAGACAAACTAATCATCCTCGCTGCGCACTGAGGCAAAGATGCGCTTTCACAGGCTTGTGATCGGAGCTCCTAACACAGTCGAGGGATTCATATGAGCTTAATACTGCATCCAAGCCTGAAGAATGGTCGACCTTGAACAATATCCTGTCTGTCCAAGAAGGCACTCTTACCTGCAGAAGTGAAGATCACAAGCATAACACGTAAGATTTTCAAAAGCTTCGGTTGGTTCAGTCTGCAACTTGGCATCTGGAAGTGATGTTAATTCAAGATACCTTATGACTTGTATCGTAGATGCTACTTCCGACATCGTACTTGTATGTTGGCTTAAACGACAGGGTTCCTTCGTAGTATCCATTGAACACTTCGCCCTTTTCAGCTTCTTGAAGAAGCTGATCTTTGCCTCTTAGCTTCTGAAACAAGACATAAATGTGAGGCACTGCTACGGTCTGAATTCTGAAAACTGGCTAGTGCCAACGAACACTTACACTCTGACGATTCTCCTCAATCATCTTCCTTGCAGGTATCGAGCTTATTCCTTCGAGTCTATAATTGAGATCACCGAGCCACACTGTTATGTCTGCGGATTGGGCATACGGTTTACCGTACTTGGAGAAGAGTGAGCGTGAAATATGCTGGAATTCTGAGTTCCTCTTCTCCACCTTGTGTTCATGAGCTACACTTTAATAATACCATGTCACTTCGTAATGGCGCTTGATTAAAATTGACAGCTATGTCATCCTACATCATAGACTCATAGTATATTTGAATCTGTGTTGATTTTAGTATCAGAATATGAGAAACTGCAAGACTTAGCATCTGAATCCCTGAAAACTCTTCTACAATCATATTTTCATTGTCTGAAGTTGTATAGCACTTGGTCTGATACTCTGATACTTAGAGCATTGTATTAATGTATTGGTATGAATTTTAGTAAACACAAGTGAAATTGACAAAAGCATAAACCTGAAATTGAAAACCAACCTGCAAGATGGCAGACCACAAAAACCATCCGGATCCCACTGAAGTTGATGTACATGGCCACAGCTCCTTTCTTTCTCCCAATCATACCCCCAAAACCTCCAACTGCATGTTTGTCCACCTTCATCTCTGTCCAAAATTAGAAAAGCACGTTTATAAACCTTCACCTCTATTCAGAATTAGGAAACTAGTTTGAAGAAAGAGGAAACATGCAATTGGCATCAAGCAATTTGGGATAAATATGATAAGAAAAGATTTAGAATCACCTCCGATGTACTTCTCCGAACTCTTTGATCCGAAAAGAAGCATCTGAAGAGACTGCATGCTTTTCTGACCTAATAGACTGAAAATTAATGTGCATCAAACAATTTCAGAATACTGCAAAAGGCTATAGTGTGTTCAATAGCACAGACAAGACTGGGGAGTTTCTTACATGTGTGTGTCGGCCATGGTTTCTTGCAGAACTTGCGAAACATCACATTTTGGTGCCTCTTGCAGTCCAACAACTAGCAAATCAAACTTTCTGTTGGATCTTACCAATTTTGTTATATCTTCCACAGACATCTTCACCACCAGAACACACACCAAATCAATGTGATTGGCCAAATCATCATGAAAAAGAAAGCAATCGAGTTACAAGTATATACCTTGCCATTCATGTTCCATGTGATGATACACACACAGAGCACAGAGTTGGTGGTGAATTCACAACCTTTCTGAATTGGAATTGTCTTTATGCCATCGTGAGTCCCATCCTCATCAGTAGAAACCAGGCTGTTATTCTGTAGCTGGCTTCTCCTGTAATGTTACAAGTATCAAGAAGTGCAAGAGAATCATACGAAAAGCAACTTTTAGAAGTTCAGATAAAATACCATGTTGGAAGAGTAAGGCTGCTGCAGTTTCCCATATCGACGTACTGAATCCTTGTTTCTGATCATCTAACGTGGAGAGAACAACAAAGGAACCCTTTTTATACAACTATACTCTGAAACTTCAAAGGTTCCAGCCACAGAGAGAATCAATTGGGTTTGGATATGGATACTCTTAGCGTCCAAATTTCTTTGAGCAATTTATTTGGATCTTCCATGTGCTCTTGAAAATTTCAACACACATTACGAAATAGCGACAAGTGGAATACCGAAGAACCAACCATTTGGGCCAGCTGGATTTGATAGTTAGGTACTGCATATCTTTGATGTGACAATGAGACCTCATTTGTCTTCCCATCATTAGCAGGCGGCTACAGCGGTCCGTGTATTAGGGGAAATGTTGAAAGGGACTCCACGCAGGAATGGAACCACCCAAGTTGCTATCAATAGTTTGGACACTTGGTGATAAGGCAAACATTTTCTCAGCAAGTAACCATGGTGGCCATGGATTTTTAATGGAGAAAGTGTGTTCCGGAACACGCTGGACCTTCCTGAAATTTCACAACTCCACCAAAATTCCATCGCTAGCTGTACAAGCTGAATTGTAGGCATCTGCAGGAAAAAGATCAGTATTACAAGCAACATCGTCCATGAAAGTTATCCATCGATGTCTTGCTAATGAACATTATGAATTTGACTCGATTTTAGCAGGATTTCAGTTAATTTTGGTAATGCAAGAGTTGATCAAGATTTCTAGGACTTGAGAAGGCCTTGGCCCTTGGCAGTTGCAACTAGCTATCTATCAGCAGCCCATCAACTGAAAAGAAGGTCTTGATAGCAACATGTATCCATGCTCATCAAAAGTAAGCATCAGAACCATCCGGTCCCTTGTTGGATCATGTGCCGATCAAATGGTCAGTGGACGTGCTGGAATCAACAGTTCCTTGCGGGATGAGGTTTTCCAATCAAACGAGCAGCCGCTGCTGCAATTTTCTGATGGGGCTGGCCGTTGCCAAACTTTCTTGCTGCAAGAGAAGCAAAGTGGTGTTCTTGGGTAGTTGGGTTGACGACGCATCAACAGAAGACGTATTGAGAGTGGCAGGATGGCATATCAGGCACGTGATTGCAACTGGAAAACCACCAGCCCCAGTGCCCAACTCCATCCTCTCGAATCTGCACGCGGCCGACATCACCTTACTTGAAACTACACCCAAAATTGCAGCCATTCTCAGTTGAAAACTAAGCAAATCTGCACGGTCAACTCTCGTACGCGACGAGAGCGTCTACGTGATGACCGACGAAAACCGTTGGCGGAGACGTATACGTACGGTACGACACCATCGACGACCGGAACAGGCCGCCCCGTCGCGCTTCATCGGTCACGTTCTCTGTTCGCGAGTCGCCGCCGATCCGGCCGGACCAAGCGACGTCGATTGGCCTAAGCACGCCACGCCTCGCTAGCTCCAGTCCCGTGACCTCGAGCTCCGAAACAAACGTGGTAGGATGGCAACAGCTGAGTTTGGGGCAACATGGCAACTCCCGGTGAAATATGACTAGATCATACAGCCACGCAAAACAGAATACAGGTCTCGGAAAACACCAAAGCTAACAGCTACGTGTACCGTCCCTGACTTTCACGAACACACAAAAGAGTTTAAGCAAGCACTGTGGTCATTGGATCCATGTTTTCTGTGGTACATAGAAACTCAATGCTGGGCATAACTTTGCAGAGACGACCGCCTCATTCCAGTAGCACCTAACAGCAATAGCAAAACACGTTAGTTAGACACGTACTTCAAAAGAGAATATTTCTGAATCAAGAAAAAGGCTATAAATCATGCAAAAATCGGTATATGTGGACACAGGGCAATCATAAATCATCGTGAACACTGCAATTATAAAGCTCACCAGATGCACCAATTTTTTCAGAACCAAGAATGTAAAAACACGAGCCTGCAGTTTATTATTCCTAAATCTGTGTATTAGCAACTAGCCATTAATGTCACCACAAAGAATTTTCTCCAAGGTTATCCACAAATATTGCCAGTGATTAGCACACAAGGAAGTTGAAATTGCAGGTTGTTCATGTAACCAGTTGGGAGACCTAAATCATAATAAATGGTCTATTCATTTCAATATAGTAACATAACAGATATGGCCTCAGGCTTTTTATAAAGAATATGCCCTTTCTACAACTTAAACAGATTTTATCCGGGTAAAAGTATATCAACGACAATGAGATCTAGACAAACCTAGAAAACGCATTCCAGTTGTTACCATTATAACAAATGACCTGGTTACCAGAAAAGGCAAGATTGAACAAAAGTGTATAGGATAGCTGGCAACTAAGCAGAATGTTTCACTCTATGCTGCTATGCATCATTAGGACATGTTCAACAAATTCTAGCACTattcccaaaaaaaaacaattctagCACTAACAGTAAATTATAAATGAGTCCCTCGGCAAATATCTTTACAACCATTGCAGAGATGATAGACCACACTTGCATGGCAATATCAAAACTACATCGGATGCATCATACCATTTCCATTAGCAGATACGGAACAATAGCAGTGCATGTGCATATGGATGACTCAGGTTAGGACACACTGACAAAGCGTGATAGTTGGCCAATTGCAAAACTGAAATGTAGAATTTATAACGTCCATGAAACTGTTACAAGCAACAAATAACCAGGGGCTAACACTATCCAACACTAATCCATCCACATATCAATAATTCTGAGGCTCAGGATTCCGAATGTCACACAAAAACAACAAAATCATAAATATGACTACCATTGTGCACATCAATCAATCGCCCTACATGTGCGAGACATTGACACAGCATGAGAACAGAGAATCGGCCATTAAGGTGAAATGAATTCAACATATAAACAACATTGAAAGTGTTTGCTCATTCAAAAGATCAACCCTCCTTTGGGAGCAGCACAGTCTATCCCTCAACTGCAAATTCCCATGATGTGAATGTGATTATGTTTACAAATCCCTAGGGTAATCAGTATTACTGGTCCGTCCCAGGAGAACAAATGTGAAGCAGAAACATTTAAATTTGACTACTTGGTTTTAAAACTCTCAATCAATGAACAGTTATTCCGGGTAAGAACAGACTAAATTTAGCCTTTAGAATTAGCACTTTATTTTGAAAACTGGAATAGAACAGGCAAGAATCTGTCCCTATAACAGAAAACTGGAAAAAGATACCAACCATGGTTCAGGATTTTTCACAAATATCAAAATATGTAATTCGAAACCCTGTTTGTGGTAGAAAAGAACATTTACTTTCTATTCCTAAATTTAGTGGTGCTTGTTTAGTTTCTTTCCCCAATCCAATCTAGTGTTCTCAAAGTTCTAATAATAAGCGTACACACAAAAAAGAATATCTCAAAAAACTATGCATGCAAAGATCCTAGTGGTTGCTAATAGACAGATAATCCATCTGGTGAACTGACAGGTAACTGCTATTCACCCTAATAATCCGAACTGCAATCATCCTAGTCAACCCTCACCCATTTTGCTAGTTTCTAGAAATCAGTTTAAACTAGAAATCCATTCACCCTTTTTGCAAGTCTATAGAAATCTCGGAATTCAAACTAGGATGAGAAGCGCCAAGTTGATTTATCCAAGATGAATCTAACCAAGTCCACATCTATAAAACTGAACACAAACCGACCGCGATTCATACACGCGAACAGACAGAACAAAACCACGCTATTGTCAAGTCAACTATTCGAAATCGCAGAGATGCATCTATCACGACCGTCGGCGCCCATTCAACAGAGGGATCAAACGCCCGCAAAGCAACCGGACATACCAAACCCTGGAGAGGAGAGCAGCAGGGTCCGGGGGCTCACCTTTGGGGGGCGGGGGCGGTATGGGGACGGGCGACCCTACAGCTCGAGCTTGAGCTCCTGGACGTCGCCGTCGCGGGTGAGGAAGTGGAGGATGTAGGGGGCGGCACGGATGACGGCGACGCAGGAGGCCATGACGATGAGGTGCGACCGCAGCTGCTTGTACGCCGCCTCCTTGCTCGGGCGCCGCGGAATCTGGCCTAGGAACATCTTGATTCGCTTCTCTTCTCCGAATCCGgtgcgcggcgacgggcggcgagctCTGGAGGCGGCGAGGCTTAAACCCTAGCGATCCGATGCGATTGGTTCTGTGACGGTGGGTGGAGGAGGGGTCGGGTCCTTTTACCCGCAGGTCCCTGGAGAACTGCAGATTTCTGGAGTATAGTGGGCCTCCGGCCCAGTTGGGTTGACCACGGGCTTGATGTTCGCCGTAAAATTGGCCCAAGGCTTCTAGACAAAATGGCACGGGGCTTTCTAGATAGAACaacagaaaaaaagaacaaCAGTCAAACGAGATTCTGAGAAGTGCAGAGGAATTTAGGAGTGCGATGAAACTTGAGGGCACGAAAAAAGTTTCTCAAACCCCTAGATCTACTTAAAAATGTTAGTACAATAGTTACGTTTTGACAAGATCGGTTTCGACTTGTGGAACTTCGGTTAGCAATAACTTTCAAAATGTGTTGCTGGAAACATGaaaatcatacatgtatatgcaTTCAAAATTATCTTATATTCCAAATTTATAAAGGGATCATAAATATCATAATACTTACTTTAGACCATGCTATGTTCAATATTTCAAGCACTTTTTAGCAGATGGCCACGGCAGAAAACGACCGTTTTAAGACCCTAAACCATGTGTAATTTCTATGGAACAATCATTAGATTTCACGTTCAATATTTCAAGCACTTTACTCGCATGCTCTTAAAATCCATTTGAATTTCTTACAGGTTGTAAAGCTCTATTCCTTACTCTATCTCAAGCTTTACTCACATGCTCTCAAATAAAACTACTAGTTGAATAATTAGCCAAATAGGTTGGGTGTTTTCCGATTGGAATTATGGGCCCACCACCGAAACTGTATCCTTTCGATCCACTATCTGATGGCTCAGTTTGGTTTAGCATTGGGAAAATGTCACAATTACACTGGAAATAGCGTTGCCCATTTGAGAACATTCTAAATGAAACAAATTATCGTCTACAACTGTTCATACAGTGTTCCACATCTGGAACTCCCAGGTAGGCTTCCAGTACCAGTAGGGCAGCCAGGCCGGCCAACAGGGCGGCTCGCCGTCAAGCCGGCAGCTCTTTGGCCTTGCTGGGGCCGCCAGGCTGGTACGACGCGATGGACATGGGCTCCACGAGCATCGGCAGCAGCTCGTCCTGGATGCAGCTGTACATCTTCCTGCAGTGCGTCTCGACGACCTTGACGAGGTTGACGGCGTCCTGCCTCGCCTGCATGATCTCCTCTTCCGGCAGCTCAATCATGTCCCTTCCCAGCAGCTCAGACAGCCGCTCGACGTTGCCCTCCACCTGCTGCTGGTAGTCCTCGAACAGATTCTGCCTCTGCGCCATGGTCA encodes the following:
- the LOC101777015 gene encoding type IV inositol polyphosphate 5-phosphatase 11 — protein: MGNCSSLTLPTWRSQLQNNSLVSTDEDGTHDGIKTIPIQKGCEFTTNSVLCVCIITWNMNGKMSVEDITKLVRSNRKFDLLVVGLQEAPKCDVSQVLQETMADTHILLGQKSMQSLQMLLFGSKSSEKYIGEMKVDKHAVGGFGGMIGRKKGAVAMYINFSGIRMVFVVCHLAAHEHKVEKRNSEFQHISRSLFSKYGKPYAQSADITVWLGDLNYRLEGISSIPARKMIEENRQSKLRGKDQLLQEAEKGEVFNGYYEGTLSFKPTYKYDVGSSIYDTSHKVRVPSWTDRILFKVDHSSGLDAVLSSYESLDCVRSSDHKPVKAHLCLSAQRG